In candidate division KSB1 bacterium, the DNA window CTTGGGTTGTTTGCTGCTTGGGCATAGCTAAATGATATATCTATCCAGTAAGGCGTTGAAAAGAAGGTCGAAACCTCCCAAAAAAATCGCCACGGCTATAGAAAACACAATCACAATAATCGTATCTCTTATGGTACGTTCTCTGGTGGGCCAGTTTACTTTTTTGGCCTCAATCCGCGCCTCTTTTAAGAAAGTTATAAGTGCTGGAACAGGATTTGTCATGTTATCTAAAAATGCCCCCGTAGGGCACATGTCTAGTATATAAATCTTCTCTAGAAAAGTCAAGTCTTTGACAAAAGAAAGGGAGGGAATGAATCCCTCCTGTTTATTCGATGAAGATACGTTCGACAAGTACTGAGGTGACTCGATAATTACCTCCAGATGTTTCTACGTACCCCATCCCTGTCATTGATTCTAAATTCCGCTCCAGAGTGCTAGTGCCAGGGCCGAAACTAAAGGG includes these proteins:
- the secE gene encoding preprotein translocase subunit SecE, whose protein sequence is MTNPVPALITFLKEARIEAKKVNWPTRERTIRDTIIVIVFSIAVAIFLGGFDLLFNALLDRYII